A window of Vibrio ishigakensis contains these coding sequences:
- a CDS encoding BCCT family transporter, with the protein MTKGIDKYSIDSTDYQIGQDNIQKWGLDVHNAVFSASAGLTILFLLTMVFLDAETAKTALDGLKNSIITNFDALFIWAGNIFVIFCLILIVSPYGKIRLGGKDATTDYSLLSWIAMLFAAGMGIGLMFWSVAEPVAYFTGWFHTPLNVEPNTPEAAKLALGATMYHWGLHPWAIYGIVALSLAFFTYNKGLPLSIRSIFYPILGDRTWGWAGHIVDTLAVLATLFGLATSLGLGAQQAASGINHVFGISSGFGLQVAVITVVTILAIVSVMRGIDGGVKVISNINMLIAFLLLGLVMFIGYHVTFSSITTTIAAYAENLIPLSNPHGREDEAWFQGWTVFYWAWWISWSPFVGMFIARVSKGRTVREFITAVLIVPTIVTVVWMSVFGGLAIDQVVNQVGILGSKGLTDVSLAMFEMFDSLPMGKMLSIIAVVLVLVFFITSSDSGSLVIDSITAGGKVDAPVVQRVFWAFMEGAIAVAMLWVGGSEAVQALQAGAISTALPFTFVLLAMCVSLLMGMATEER; encoded by the coding sequence ATGACTAAGGGTATCGATAAATACAGCATCGATAGTACCGACTACCAGATAGGACAGGATAATATCCAGAAATGGGGCTTAGACGTACACAACGCCGTGTTCTCGGCAAGTGCGGGTCTAACCATTCTGTTCCTTCTCACTATGGTGTTTCTGGATGCAGAAACAGCCAAAACCGCACTAGACGGTTTGAAGAATAGTATCATCACTAACTTTGATGCTCTGTTCATTTGGGCGGGTAACATCTTCGTTATCTTCTGCTTGATCCTGATTGTTTCGCCTTATGGCAAGATCCGCCTTGGCGGCAAAGACGCCACTACAGATTATTCCTTGTTGTCTTGGATTGCGATGCTATTCGCAGCGGGCATGGGTATTGGTCTGATGTTCTGGAGTGTGGCTGAGCCTGTGGCTTACTTTACAGGTTGGTTCCATACCCCGCTTAACGTAGAACCGAATACTCCAGAGGCAGCTAAGCTCGCTTTGGGTGCCACCATGTATCACTGGGGTCTTCATCCTTGGGCTATCTATGGCATCGTAGCGCTTTCATTGGCTTTCTTTACCTATAACAAGGGCCTGCCTCTTTCTATCCGCTCTATCTTCTATCCGATCCTAGGTGACCGTACTTGGGGCTGGGCAGGTCATATCGTAGATACGCTGGCGGTTCTTGCAACCTTATTTGGTCTTGCTACCTCATTAGGTTTAGGTGCTCAACAAGCGGCATCGGGTATCAACCATGTGTTTGGTATCTCTAGTGGCTTTGGGTTGCAGGTTGCGGTAATTACCGTGGTGACCATATTGGCTATAGTCTCGGTAATGCGAGGTATCGATGGCGGTGTTAAGGTTATCTCCAACATCAACATGCTGATCGCATTCTTGCTACTGGGCCTTGTGATGTTTATCGGTTATCACGTCACCTTCAGCTCTATTACGACTACGATCGCAGCGTATGCTGAAAACCTAATTCCACTGAGTAATCCTCACGGTCGTGAAGATGAGGCGTGGTTCCAGGGTTGGACTGTATTCTACTGGGCTTGGTGGATTTCATGGTCCCCATTCGTAGGTATGTTCATCGCTCGTGTATCTAAAGGTCGTACTGTACGTGAGTTCATCACCGCGGTTCTGATTGTTCCAACAATCGTAACTGTAGTTTGGATGTCTGTATTTGGCGGTTTGGCTATCGACCAGGTAGTGAACCAAGTGGGTATTCTAGGTAGCAAGGGTCTGACCGACGTATCATTGGCTATGTTTGAGATGTTCGATTCTCTGCCTATGGGTAAGATGCTATCTATCATTGCAGTAGTCTTGGTGTTGGTGTTCTTTATCACCTCGTCTGACTCTGGCTCACTGGTAATCGATAGCATCACAGCCGGTGGTAAGGTTGATGCTCCCGTTGTTCAGCGTGTGTTCTGGGCATTTATGGAGGGTGCAATCGCGGTTGCTATGCTATGGGTCGGCGGCTCGGAGGCGGTTCAAGCGCTTCAAGCGGGCGCTATCTCAACCGCACTACCGTTTACCTTCGTATTGCTGGCGATGTGTGTCAGCTTGCTAATGGGTATGGCGACAGAAGAGCGCTAA
- a CDS encoding TRAP transporter large permease codes for MIGIVMFFVALFALLLGFPVAFTFGGIALIFGVWSEGWDMFAFMPYRIESIMQNTVLMAVPLFIFMGLVLQKTRLAEQLLEAMGRLFGGVRGGIAISTVVVGALLAASTGVVGASVVAMGLISLPVMLKYNYDTRLACGTICASGTLGQIIPPSIVLILLGDVLGVPVGDLFQAAIGPGVVLVIAYVIYIAAFAYFKPEAAMPIPQEDDLSKGQQWASALKAIVPPLALIIVVLGSIFAGIATPTESAALGGAGAILLSVLYRQFSWKLIYESSVETVKVTAMVFAILLGATAFSMAFTYTGGDYLVEEWMLALPGEKWGFLILVMLVILLLGFFIDFVEICFIIVPIIAPVAELLGINMVWFAILVAMNLQTSFLTPPFGFSLFYLKGVAPKSVTTKQIYQGVIPFILIQIVVLASILFIPALYGLSAFS; via the coding sequence ATGATAGGCATAGTCATGTTTTTTGTGGCGCTGTTTGCGCTGTTATTGGGTTTCCCGGTTGCCTTTACCTTTGGCGGTATTGCACTGATCTTCGGTGTTTGGTCTGAAGGTTGGGATATGTTCGCCTTTATGCCGTATCGCATAGAATCCATCATGCAGAACACGGTTTTGATGGCGGTACCTCTGTTTATCTTCATGGGGTTGGTACTGCAGAAAACTAGATTGGCAGAGCAACTCTTAGAAGCCATGGGTCGACTATTCGGCGGGGTGCGTGGTGGTATCGCCATCTCTACTGTAGTGGTGGGGGCGCTGCTAGCAGCATCTACTGGCGTAGTGGGGGCATCGGTTGTGGCTATGGGGCTTATCTCGCTGCCTGTGATGCTCAAATACAATTACGATACGCGCCTTGCTTGTGGCACCATCTGTGCGTCAGGCACACTTGGCCAGATCATTCCGCCATCCATCGTTTTGATCTTGCTGGGTGACGTGCTTGGTGTGCCGGTAGGGGATTTGTTTCAGGCCGCTATTGGCCCGGGCGTGGTACTGGTCATAGCCTATGTTATTTATATCGCAGCCTTTGCCTACTTCAAGCCAGAAGCGGCGATGCCAATCCCGCAGGAGGATGATCTAAGTAAAGGACAGCAGTGGGCTTCAGCATTAAAAGCCATAGTGCCTCCGCTCGCGCTGATTATTGTGGTGCTGGGCTCTATCTTTGCCGGTATCGCAACGCCTACTGAGTCGGCAGCTTTGGGTGGTGCCGGGGCTATCTTACTTTCGGTTCTGTATCGCCAATTTTCATGGAAGCTTATTTACGAGTCTTCTGTTGAGACGGTTAAAGTAACCGCCATGGTGTTTGCTATCTTGCTAGGCGCGACTGCATTTTCAATGGCCTTTACTTACACAGGTGGTGACTACTTGGTAGAGGAGTGGATGCTTGCACTGCCGGGTGAGAAGTGGGGCTTCTTGATCCTAGTGATGCTGGTTATCTTGTTGCTGGGCTTCTTTATCGATTTTGTCGAGATCTGCTTTATTATCGTGCCCATCATAGCGCCGGTGGCTGAACTCCTTGGCATTAACATGGTGTGGTTTGCCATCTTGGTGGCAATGAACTTACAGACCTCCTTCTTGACCCCGCCGTTTGGCTTCAGTCTCTTTTATTTAAAAGGGGTAGCGCCTAAGTCGGTAACAACCAAGCAGATCTATCAAGGGGTGATTCCCTTTATCCTTATACAGATAGTGGTGTTAGCCAGTATTTTATTTATACCCGCATTGTACGGTTTATCAGCATTTAGTTAA
- a CDS encoding TRAP transporter small permease subunit yields the protein MKITDKICNTLGHLSSVLFLLLLANVVYDVVMRYVFNDVSIAMQELEWHLFAAVFLFGVPFAVKTHGHVRVDIFYERFSPKVQSIIDILGVLFWLMPFSLLVAWYGIDFAYQAYDIGETSGDPGGLPYRWIIKATIPVSFLFIAISGIGLILHSLERLTREGAR from the coding sequence ATGAAAATAACCGATAAGATTTGCAACACACTCGGACATTTGTCGAGTGTGTTGTTTTTGTTATTGCTAGCAAATGTGGTGTATGACGTAGTGATGCGCTACGTATTCAATGATGTGTCGATTGCGATGCAGGAATTAGAATGGCACCTGTTTGCGGCTGTGTTTCTTTTCGGTGTGCCGTTTGCGGTTAAAACCCACGGCCATGTGCGCGTTGATATCTTCTATGAGCGCTTCTCACCTAAGGTTCAATCCATTATCGACATTCTAGGTGTGCTGTTTTGGTTGATGCCATTCAGTCTCTTGGTCGCTTGGTACGGGATAGACTTTGCTTATCAAGCCTATGACATAGGCGAGACATCGGGTGACCCTGGTGGTCTACCGTATCGCTGGATCATCAAAGCCACCATCCCAGTGTCTTTTCTATTTATTGCAATCAGTGGTATCGGTTTGATCCTCCACTCGCTTGAGCGCTTAACCAGGGAGGGAGCTCGATGA
- a CDS encoding DUF2982 domain-containing protein — protein MRTLQLTNEKFKIGRKTSGVVTLAYILLSVWLSTFSHSTQGTLGILFVAAVVYTLTLHFYRRSIIKFTITNTHFQQHTYKGGWVLQWRNIGNLGRCISKDPAAEPLPWIGIKLSEPDRFINSISPRVISEILLQQRALLYLGASEQGAQEQFQDMVLDSREVVKEEYVLKGLQASLYRRMQHQRKFWGYDLFIAVGDLDRDGDEFVGLMRQYWAAARTS, from the coding sequence GTGCGTACCCTGCAGCTAACCAATGAAAAATTTAAGATAGGGCGAAAAACCAGTGGCGTTGTAACCCTTGCTTACATCTTATTGTCTGTTTGGCTAAGTACCTTTTCACACTCGACCCAAGGGACGCTAGGCATCTTGTTCGTTGCAGCCGTCGTCTACACCCTAACCCTGCACTTCTATAGACGCAGCATTATTAAATTCACCATCACCAACACCCACTTTCAACAACACACCTATAAAGGGGGCTGGGTATTACAATGGCGCAATATTGGTAACCTTGGTCGTTGCATCAGCAAAGACCCTGCCGCAGAGCCACTACCTTGGATCGGTATTAAATTAAGCGAACCCGATAGATTCATTAATAGTATCTCCCCTCGTGTGATCAGTGAGATCTTGTTACAGCAAAGGGCACTGCTCTACTTAGGGGCTAGTGAACAAGGGGCACAAGAGCAATTTCAGGATATGGTGCTCGATTCAAGAGAAGTAGTGAAAGAAGAGTATGTATTAAAAGGCCTGCAAGCGAGCCTATACAGGCGCATGCAACACCAAAGGAAATTTTGGGGATACGATCTCTTTATCGCTGTAGGCGATCTTGACCGTGATGGGGATGAATTCGTGGGACTGATGCGGCAGTATTGGGCTGCCGCACGTACTAGTTAG
- a CDS encoding MBL fold metallo-hydrolase, whose protein sequence is MALQYQVVPVTSFAQNCSIVWCDETMKGVVIDPGGDVKQLVALIKELGVEVEKLVLTHGHLDHVGGSEELADALSSPIVGPHKADNFWLQSLEGQSQMFGFPLTEAFEPSEWLDEGDKVTFGNQSLDVIHTPGHTPGHVVLYSEEAKLAFVGDVLFKGGVGRTDFPKGDFNTLIASIKQKLWALGNETRFVPGHGPESTFGAERASNPFVADEMPLY, encoded by the coding sequence ATGGCTCTTCAATATCAGGTGGTTCCGGTAACCAGTTTTGCGCAAAATTGTTCTATCGTTTGGTGCGATGAAACCATGAAAGGTGTAGTGATCGACCCAGGCGGTGATGTAAAGCAACTAGTAGCTCTTATCAAAGAGCTTGGCGTTGAGGTAGAAAAACTGGTACTGACTCACGGTCATCTTGATCATGTTGGTGGTAGTGAAGAGCTCGCCGATGCACTCAGTTCACCTATCGTAGGCCCGCACAAGGCAGATAACTTCTGGCTACAGAGTCTAGAAGGCCAAAGCCAGATGTTTGGTTTCCCTCTAACAGAGGCTTTCGAGCCGAGCGAGTGGCTAGACGAGGGTGACAAAGTTACCTTTGGCAATCAATCGTTGGACGTGATTCATACTCCGGGTCATACCCCGGGCCACGTAGTTCTGTATAGCGAAGAAGCCAAGCTGGCGTTTGTCGGTGATGTGCTGTTCAAGGGCGGTGTAGGTCGAACTGATTTCCCTAAGGGTGACTTTAATACCCTGATCGCTTCTATCAAGCAGAAACTGTGGGCACTGGGTAATGAAACGCGTTTTGTCCCGGGCCATGGTCCAGAGTCTACTTTTGGCGCTGAGCGTGCATCGAATCCATTTGTAGCCGATGAGATGCCTCTATACTAG